The following are encoded in a window of Halosolutus halophilus genomic DNA:
- a CDS encoding PQQ-binding-like beta-propeller repeat protein, protein MPSLTRRQVLATIGSASGTLAGCLSSGSPSGDLGNVGGDWPMDGSNPGHTRRVDEGPAEPTAVWETDLDGARGAGTPSVVDGHLYVPVDAVSDEARHRHRLHSLSATTGEERWRVPLRSDVISPPAIYGDRIVVSAQPSIERGRIVAFQRRHGDEAWLYDVDARLTAPPTVADATVYVPDWNGRIHALSVGDGSIRWSRRIASDGSTRTFAEPIAVNNGVLYLGSQSGATGVIALDAETGEQRWSRSTEAVTTGPVVADDFVVIRTHRVVVAFDAAGTRRWSFTVPESAYHRLALGNRHVYVPARGSLYAIDRSGAKAWSYDSSDSRIGPPTVVGDDVVIPEADRLTAVSRADGTERWTVDLSGAGDAIVTPGAVFTTRDGGRVVALGDE, encoded by the coding sequence GTGCCCTCCCTCACGCGCCGCCAGGTCCTCGCGACGATCGGTTCCGCGAGCGGGACGCTTGCTGGCTGTCTCTCCAGCGGGTCTCCCTCCGGCGACCTCGGTAACGTCGGTGGCGACTGGCCGATGGACGGCTCCAACCCCGGTCACACGCGCCGAGTGGACGAAGGCCCCGCCGAACCGACGGCGGTGTGGGAAACTGACCTCGACGGAGCACGAGGTGCCGGAACACCGTCCGTCGTCGACGGACACCTGTACGTTCCGGTCGACGCCGTGTCTGACGAAGCTCGCCACCGCCACCGGCTTCACTCGCTATCGGCTACGACCGGCGAGGAGCGCTGGCGCGTACCCCTTCGATCGGACGTGATCTCGCCGCCGGCGATATACGGGGACCGGATCGTCGTCAGTGCACAACCGTCGATCGAACGGGGTCGGATCGTCGCCTTCCAGCGTCGGCACGGAGACGAAGCGTGGCTCTACGACGTCGATGCGCGTCTCACCGCTCCACCGACCGTCGCCGACGCGACCGTCTACGTCCCCGACTGGAACGGTCGTATCCACGCGCTGTCGGTCGGCGACGGTTCGATCCGCTGGTCTCGACGAATCGCGAGCGACGGGAGCACCCGGACGTTCGCAGAACCGATCGCCGTCAACAACGGGGTACTCTACCTGGGATCGCAGTCAGGAGCGACGGGCGTGATCGCACTCGACGCCGAGACCGGAGAGCAGCGCTGGAGCCGATCTACCGAGGCCGTCACCACGGGGCCGGTCGTCGCCGACGATTTCGTCGTGATACGGACGCATCGTGTCGTCGTCGCGTTCGATGCCGCCGGAACGCGCCGCTGGTCGTTCACCGTTCCCGAGTCGGCCTACCACCGACTCGCACTGGGCAATCGGCACGTCTACGTCCCCGCTCGAGGTTCTCTCTACGCGATCGATCGGAGTGGAGCCAAAGCCTGGAGCTACGACTCGTCGGATTCGCGTATCGGGCCGCCGACGGTGGTGGGCGACGACGTGGTGATCCCGGAAGCCGACCGACTCACGGCAGTTTCACGAGCGGACGGGACGGAACGGTGGACGGTCGACCTGAGCGGGGCCGGCGATGCGATCGTCACTCCGGGGGCCGTCTTCACGACTCGTGACGGCGGGCGCGTGGTCGCACTCGGGGACGAGTAG
- a CDS encoding tyrosine-type recombinase/integrase, whose translation MSEGTQRQNTVQYFLQDIEHHGRNERTAAAYERVLTDFEAFLADRFDKQPPEASYRDCMAWVHELRTTHSESTVATYASYLNRFYSYLERVGHADENPMTVVLEEMNESIESNPTRRDVTLGEMRTFVDGIRHPLHRALVVTLLKTGIRAGELCNLDLIDVNLDHEAATWQPRAHIAGRPDSVFISAEHTYGRESGGERRQASNKRKRETVIPIDGELKDVLVRWLAVRPDTPRTGPDVAAPLFLGTADRWGRRLTPNVVHHVVEQHAREAGWYRTGGGASENVTPHYFRHFFTTHLRDRTGDRGIVQYLRGDVASDVIDTYTHNWGDRVRETYLEHIYAITGE comes from the coding sequence ATGAGTGAGGGCACACAGCGGCAGAACACGGTCCAGTACTTCCTCCAGGACATCGAACACCACGGACGCAACGAACGGACCGCAGCGGCCTACGAGCGTGTCCTGACGGATTTCGAGGCGTTTCTCGCCGATCGGTTCGACAAGCAGCCGCCCGAAGCGAGCTACAGGGACTGCATGGCGTGGGTGCACGAACTCCGGACCACCCACTCCGAGAGTACCGTCGCAACCTACGCATCCTATCTCAACCGGTTCTACAGCTATCTCGAGCGGGTCGGGCACGCCGACGAGAACCCCATGACGGTCGTGCTCGAGGAGATGAACGAATCGATCGAGTCGAACCCGACGCGACGTGATGTCACACTGGGGGAGATGCGAACGTTCGTCGACGGAATTCGTCATCCGCTCCACCGGGCGCTCGTCGTAACGTTGCTGAAGACCGGTATCAGGGCCGGGGAACTCTGTAATCTCGACCTGATCGACGTCAACCTCGATCACGAGGCCGCCACGTGGCAACCGCGGGCCCACATCGCCGGGCGGCCGGACTCGGTGTTCATCTCGGCCGAACACACGTACGGCCGAGAATCGGGCGGTGAACGCCGTCAGGCATCGAACAAGCGGAAACGAGAGACCGTCATCCCGATCGACGGCGAACTGAAGGACGTGCTCGTCCGCTGGCTCGCCGTCCGACCCGATACGCCACGGACGGGCCCTGATGTGGCAGCGCCGCTGTTTCTCGGCACGGCAGATCGGTGGGGACGACGACTGACGCCAAACGTCGTCCACCACGTTGTCGAGCAGCATGCGAGGGAAGCCGGCTGGTACAGGACCGGCGGCGGAGCGTCCGAGAACGTGACCCCACACTACTTCCGCCACTTCTTCACCACCCACCTCCGCGATCGAACCGGCGATCGGGGGATCGTCCAGTACCTTCGCGGCGACGTCGCGAGCGACGTGATCGACACGTACACCCACAACTGGGGCGATCGGGTCCGTGAGACGTATCTCGAACACATCTACGCGATTACGGGCGAATGA
- a CDS encoding DUF5805 domain-containing protein — protein MPEDDRVAVKTYVPRYQKERWREHADELEMSQSEFVRTMVQAGRSEFEIPATSGGETGESAAPTDAGSDEEFADRILAVLDRQGPLGWDDLVDALIDDVEAELDATIQRLQDENLIRYSGRTGGYVLTNDE, from the coding sequence ATGCCCGAGGACGATCGCGTCGCCGTGAAGACGTACGTGCCACGGTACCAGAAGGAGCGCTGGCGCGAGCACGCCGACGAACTCGAGATGAGCCAGAGCGAGTTCGTCCGGACGATGGTTCAGGCGGGTCGAAGCGAATTCGAGATTCCCGCGACCTCCGGGGGCGAGACCGGCGAGTCCGCGGCGCCGACAGACGCCGGGTCCGACGAGGAGTTCGCAGACCGGATCCTCGCCGTGCTCGATCGCCAGGGGCCGCTCGGCTGGGACGACCTCGTCGACGCCCTGATCGACGACGTCGAGGCCGAACTCGACGCGACGATCCAGCGGCTCCAGGATGAGAACCTGATCCGGTACAGTGGACGAACGGGCGGTTACGTACTCACGAACGATGAGTGA